A genomic segment from Capra hircus breed San Clemente chromosome 7, ASM170441v1, whole genome shotgun sequence encodes:
- the MFSD12 gene encoding major facilitator superfamily domain-containing protein 12 isoform X1 — MGPGPPAAGAGAPPRPLSLVARLSYAVGHFLNDLCASMWFTYLLLYLHSVRAYSSRGAGLLLLLGQVADGLCTPLVGFEADRAAGRCARFGPRKAWHLVGTICVLLSFPFIFSPCLGCGPATPEWAALLYYGPFIVIFQFGWAATQIAHLSLIPELVTNDHEKVELTALRYAFTVVANITVYGAAWLLLHLQGSPRTGPAEDVSDQLGVQDVPVFRNLSLLVVGVGAVFSLLFHLGTREGRRRQVEEPGEHSPLLAPSTAQPLLLWKHWLREPAFYQVGLLYMSTRLIVNLSQTYIAMYLTYSLHLPKRFIATIPLVMYLSGFCSSFLMKPVNKCIGRNMTYFVGLLVILAFAAWVALADELGVAVYVAAVLLGMGCATILVTSLAMTADLIGPHTVGLLSGAKSSLGTGAEAWGADPPACVPPAQWSLRVRRHELLGQGGQWAGSYGHPEPAPLLLGALLQSLCGFLPLGDGGRDRWCGRGRHPGSVQSPGLAHPPSEMGPWSLALTLPRGPLPFVN; from the exons ATGGGCCCGGGGCCGCCGGCGGCCGGAGCCGGAGCGCCCCCGCGACCGCTGTCCCTGGTCGCGCGGCTGAGCTACGCTGTGGGCCACTTCCTCAATGACCTGTGCGCGTCCATGTGGTTCACCTACCTGCTGCTCTACCTGCACTCGGTGCGCGCCTACAGCTCGCGCGGCGCcggcctgctgctactgctcggccAGGTGGCCGACGGACTGTGCACGCCCCTGGTGGGCTTCGAGGCTGACCGCGCCGCAGGCCGCTGCGCCCGCTTCGGCCCGCGCAAGGCCTGGCACCTGGTCG GCACCATCTGTGTCTTGCTGTCCTTCCCCTTCATCTTCAGTCCCTGCCTGGGCTGCGGGCCCGCCACACCTGAGTGGGCCGCACTCCTCTACTACGGGCCCTTCATTGTGATCTTCCAGTTCGGCTGGGCTGCTACACAAATTGCCCACCTCAGCCTCATCCCAGAGCTCGTCACCAACGACCACGAGAAGGTGGAGCTCACGGCTCTGAG GTACGCCTTCACTGTGGTGGCCAACATCACTGTCTATGGAGCTGCCTGGCTTCTGCTGCACCTGCAGGGCTCTCCCCGCACTGGCCCCGCTGAGGATGTCAGCGACCAACTAGGGGTCCAGGATGTGCCAGTGTTCCGG AACCTCTCCCTGCTGGTGGTGGGTGTCGGAGCTGTCTTCTCACTGCTGTTCCACCTGGGCACCAGGGAGGGGCGCCGGCGgcaggtggaggagcctggtgaacacAGCCCCCTGTTGGCTCCCTCTACCGCCCAGCCCTTGCTGCTCTGGAAACACTGGCTTCGGGAGCCAGCCTTTTATCAG GTTGGCCTGCTGTACATGAGCACGAGGCTTATTGTGAACCTGTCCCAGACGTACATAGCCATGTACCTCACCTACTCCCTCCACCTGCCCAAG AGGTTCATCGCCACCATCCCGCTGGTGATGTACCTTAGCGGTTTCTGCTCCTCCTTCCTCATGAAGCCAGTGAACAAGTGCATCGGGAGGAAT ATGACCTACTTTGTGGGCCTCCTGGTGATCCTGGCCTTTGCAGCCTGGGTGGCGCTGGCAGATGAGCTGGGCGTGGCTGTGTATGTGGCGGCTGTGTTGCTGGGCATGGGCTGTGCCACCATCCTGGTCACCTCGTTGGCCATGACGGCTGACCTCATCGGCCCTCACACGGTAGGATTGCTGAGTGGGGCCAAGTCGAGTTTGGGGACTGGGGCCGAGGCCTGGGGTGCTGACCCCCCTGCCTGTGTCCCTCCAGCACAGTGGAGCCTTCGTGTACGGCGCCATGAGCTTCTCGGACAAGGTGGCCAATGGGCTGGCAGTTATGGCCATCCAGAGCCTGCACCCCTGCTC CTTGGAGCTCTGCTGCAAAGCCTGTGTGGCTTTCTACCATTGGGTGATGGTGGTCGTGACAGGTGGTGTGGGCGTGGCCGCCACCCTGGCTCTGTGCAGTCTCCTGGTCTGGCCCATCCGCCTTCGGAAAT GGGACCCTGGAGCCTAGCCCTGACCCTACCCCGTGGTCCCTTGCCCTTTGTAAATTAA
- the C7H19orf71 gene encoding uncharacterized protein C19orf71 homolog, with translation MAPQDLEAGAPRHAEADMQTLRRQAAWPCVPRGTLEVDFPPPLYSDDYLSQEGPRWTPAIKQATRWKYTPMGRDAAGQLWYTGLTNSDSREAWYTLPRAPDSPYREAYARWHGCYGHRERSLPSAYTQRLRETAWYDPIIPAQYTDPSTRWGSVLWKDRPIRGKEFAINRHRFGVEPLWRASDYVRYLSAPQRPRYTAQNYRQWGLEPYCPATNQRPPPVYTSSH, from the exons ATGGCCCCACAGGACTTGGAGGCAGGAGCCCCCAGGCACGCAGAGGCAGACATGCAGACCCTGAGGCGGCAGGCTGCCTGGCCCTGTGTTCCCCGGGGGACCCTGGAAGTGGATTTCCCTCCGCCTCTCTACAG CGATGACTACCTGTCCCAGGAGGGTCCCCGCTGGACTCCGGCCATCAAGCAGGCCACGCGCTGGAAGTACACGCCCATGGGACGCGACGCGGCCGGCCAGCTGTGGTACACGGGCCTGACCAACTCGGACTCCCGAGAAGCCTGGTACACGCTCCCACGGGCTCCGGACAGCCCGTACCGTGAGGCTTATGCCCGCTGGCACGGGTGCTATGGCCACCGAGAGCGCAGCCTGCCCTCCG CCTACACCCAGCGTCTGCGGGAGACGGCCTGGTATGACCCCATCATCCCCGCCCAGTACACAGACCCCAGCACTCGGTGGGGAAGCGTGCTGTGGAAGGACAGGCCCATCAGGGGCAAAGAATTCG CCATCAACAGGCACCGTTTCGGGGTGGAACCGCTATGGCGGGCGTCTGACTATGTGCGGTACCTGTCAGCGCCCCAGCGCCCGCGCTACACCGCCCAGAACTACCGACAATGGGGCCTGGAACCCTACTGTCCCGCCACCAACCAGCGGCCCCCGCCCGTCTATACATCCAGTCACTGA
- the HMG20B gene encoding SWI/SNF-related matrix-associated actin-dependent regulator of chromatin subfamily E member 1-related isoform X2, which translates to MVTPQGRGIPNPIARRVVISMSGAVQGGAGGRGGLPAVGWSVVAAERSGKVSLEVRPGVAMSHGPKQPGAASAPASAKAPGQHGGFVVAVKQERGEGPRAGEKGSHEEEPVKKRGWPKGKKRKKILPNGPKAPVTGYVRFLNERREQIRTRHPDLPFPEITKMLGAEWSKLQPAEKQRYLDEAEREKQQYMKELRAYQQSEAYKMCAEKIQEKKIKKEDSSSGLMNTLLNGHKGGDCDGFSTFDVPIFTEEFLDQNKAREAELRRLRKMNVAFEEQNAVLQRHTQSMSSARERLEQELALEERRTLALQQQLQAVRQALTASFASLPVPGTGETPTLSTLDFYMARLHGAIERDPAQHEKLIVRIKEILAQVASEHL; encoded by the exons ATGGTCACGCCCCAAGGGAGGGGTATACCCAATCCGATCGCTCGCCGAGTCGTTATTAGCATGTCGGGGGCGGTGCAGGGCGGAGCGGGCGGCAGGGGCGGGCTCCCGGCGGTTGGTTGGAGCGTCGTAGCAGCCGAGAGGTCCGGGAAAGTTTCTTTGGAG GTGCGGCCGGGAGTGGCCATGTCCCACGGCCCCAAGCAGCCCGGCGCGGCCTCCGC GCCGGCGAGCGCCAAGGCTCCAGGACAGCATGGGGGCTTCGTGGTGGCTGTCAAGCAAGAGCGCGGCGAGGGCCCGCGGGCCGGAGAGAAGGGGTCCCACGAAGAGGAG CCGGTGAAGAAGCGCGGCTGGCCCAAGGGCAAGAAGCGGAAGAAGATCCTGCCGAATGGGCCCAAGGCACCTGTTACCGGCTACGTGCGTTTCCTGAACGAGCGGCGCGAGCAGATCCGGACGCGCCACCCGGACCTGCCCTTTCCCGAGATCACCAAGATGCTGGGCGCCGAGTGGAGCAAGCTGCAGCCGGCGGAGAAACAG CGGTACTTGGATGAGGCTGAACGGGAGAAGCAGCAGTATATGAAGGAGCTGAGGGCCTACCAGCAGTCAGAAGCCTACAAGATGTGTGCGGAGAAGATCCAGGAAAAGAAGATCAAGAAAG aGGATTCCAGCTCTGGGCTCATGAATACCCTTTTGAATGGACACAAG GGTGGGGACTGTGACGGCTTCTCGACTTTCGACGTCCCCATCTTCACTGAAGAGTTCTTGGACCAAAACAAAG CGCGAGAGGCGGAGCTGCGGCGCCTGCGGAAGATGAACGTGGCCTTCGAGGAGCAGAACGCGGTGCTGCAGAGGCACACGCAGAGCATGAGCAGCGCGCGCGAGCGTCTAGAGCAGGAGCTGGCGCTGGAGGAGCGGCGGACGCTGGCgctgcagcagcagctccaggcgGTGCGCCAGGCGCTCACCGCCAGCTTCGCTTCGCTGCCAGTGCCAG GCACCGGCGAAACGCCCACGCTCAGCACCCTGGACTTCTACATGGCCCGGCTGCACGGTGCCATCGAGCGCGACCCCGCCCAGCACGAGAAGCTTATCGTCCGCATCAAGGAGATCCTGGCCCAGGTCGCCAG TGAGCATCTATGA
- the FZR1 gene encoding fizzy-related protein homolog isoform X2, with product MDQDYERRLLRQIVIQNENTMPCVAEMRRTLTPANSPVSSPSKHGDRFIPSRAGANWSVNFHRINENEKSPSQNRKAKDATSDNGKDGLAYSALLKNELLGAGIEKVQDPQTEDRRLQPSTPERKGLFTYSLSTKRSSPDDGNDVSPYSLSPVSNKSQKLLRSPRKPTRKISKIPFKVLDAPELQDDFYLNLVDWSSLNVLSVGLGTCVYLWSACTSQVTRLCDLSVEGDSVTSVGWSERGNLVAVGTHKGFVQIWDAAAGKKLSMLEGHTARVGALAWNADQLSSGSRDRMILQRDIRTPPLQSERRLQGHRQEVCGLKWSTDHQLLASGGNDNKLLVWNHSSLSPVQQYTEHLAAVKAIAWSPHQHGLLASGGGTADRCIRFWNTLTGQPLQCIDTGSQVCNLAWSKHANELVSTHGYSQNQILVWKYPSLTQVAKLTGHSYRVLYLAMSPDGEAIVTGAGDETLRFWNVFSKTRSTKESVSVLNLFTRIR from the exons ATGGACCAGGACTATGAGCGGCGCCTCCTGCGGCAGATCGTCATCCAGAACGAGAACACGATGCCGTGC GTGGCGGAGATGCGGCGAACCCTGACCCCTGCCAACTCCCCCGTGTCCTCCCCCAGCAAGCACGGAGACCGCTTCATCCCCTCACGAGCTGGTGCCAACTGGAGCGTGAATTTCCACAGGATCAAC GAAAATGAGAAATCCCCCAGCCAGAACCGGAAAGCCAAGGACGCCACCTCGGACAATGGCAAAG ATGGCCTGGCCTACTCAGCGCTGCTCAAGAACGAGTTGCTGGGCGCTGGCATTGAGAAGGTTCAggacccacagacagaggaccgcCGGCTGCAGCCCTCCACGCCTGAGAGGAAGGGCCTCTTCACG TACTCCCTCAGCACCAAGCGCTCCAGCCCCGATGATGGCAATGACGTGTCCCCGTACTCCCTGTCCCCCGTCAGCAATAAGAG TCAGAAGTTATTGCGGTCTCCACGGAAACCCACGCGCAAGATCTCTAAGATCCCCTTCAAGGTCCTGGACGCTCCCGAGCTGCAGGACGACTTCTACCTGAACCTAGTGGACTGGTCCTCCCTCAACGTGCTCAGCGTGGGGCTGGGGACCTGCGTGTACCTGTGGAGTGCCTGCACCAGCCAG GTGACCCGGCTCTGTGACCTCTCCGTGGAAGGGGACTCAGTGACCTCCGTGGGCTGGTCTGAGAGG GGGAACCTGGTGGCTGTCGGCACACACAAGGGCTTCGTGCAGATCTGGGACGCCGCTGCGGGGAAGAAGCTGTCAATGCTGGAAGGCCACACGGCGCGTGTCG GGGCGCTGGCCTGGAACGCTGACCAGCTCTCATCCGGGAGCCGGGACCGCATGATCCTGCAGAGGGACATCCGGACACCCCCCCTGCAGTCAGAGCGGCGGCTACAGGGTCACCGGCAGGAGGTGTGCGGGCTCAAGTGGTCCACCGACCACCAGCTCCTCGCCTCGGGAGGCAACGACAACAAG CTGCTGGTATGGAACCACTCAAGCCTGAGCCCCGTGCAGCAGTATACAGAGCACCTGGCCGCCGTCAAGGCTATCGCCTGGTCCCCCCACCAGCATGGGCTGCTGGCGTCTGGTGGCGGCACGGCTGACCGCTGCATCCGCTTCTGGAACACGCTCACAGGGCAGCCGCTGCAGTGCATTGACACTGGCTCCCAGGTGTGCAACCTAGCCTGGTCCAAGCACGCCAACGAGCTG GTGAGCACACACGGCTACTCACAGAACCAGATCCTGGTCTGGAAGTACCCCTCTCTGACCCAGGTGGCCAAGCTGACCGGGCACTCCTATCGGGTCCTGTACCTG GCCATGTCCCCTGACGGAGAGGCCATCGTCACCGGTGCTGGAGACGAGACACTGAGGTTCTGGAATGTCTTTAGCAAAACCCGTTCAACAAAG GAGTCTGTGTCCGTCCTCAACCTCTTCACTAGGATCCGGTAA
- the MFSD12 gene encoding major facilitator superfamily domain-containing protein 12 isoform X2: protein MGPGPPAAGAGAPPRPLSLVARLSYAVGHFLNDLCASMWFTYLLLYLHSVRAYSSRGAGLLLLLGQVADGLCTPLVGFEADRAAGRCARFGPRKAWHLVGTICVLLSFPFIFSPCLGCGPATPEWAALLYYGPFIVIFQFGWAATQIAHLSLIPELVTNDHEKVELTALRYAFTVVANITVYGAAWLLLHLQGSPRTGPAEDVSDQLGVQDVPVFRNLSLLVVGVGAVFSLLFHLGTREGRRRQVEEPGEHSPLLAPSTAQPLLLWKHWLREPAFYQVGLLYMSTRLIVNLSQTYIAMYLTYSLHLPKRFIATIPLVMYLSGFCSSFLMKPVNKCIGRNMTYFVGLLVILAFAAWVALADELGVAVYVAAVLLGMGCATILVTSLAMTADLIGPHTHSGAFVYGAMSFSDKVANGLAVMAIQSLHPCSLELCCKACVAFYHWVMVVVTGGVGVAATLALCSLLVWPIRLRKWDPGA from the exons ATGGGCCCGGGGCCGCCGGCGGCCGGAGCCGGAGCGCCCCCGCGACCGCTGTCCCTGGTCGCGCGGCTGAGCTACGCTGTGGGCCACTTCCTCAATGACCTGTGCGCGTCCATGTGGTTCACCTACCTGCTGCTCTACCTGCACTCGGTGCGCGCCTACAGCTCGCGCGGCGCcggcctgctgctactgctcggccAGGTGGCCGACGGACTGTGCACGCCCCTGGTGGGCTTCGAGGCTGACCGCGCCGCAGGCCGCTGCGCCCGCTTCGGCCCGCGCAAGGCCTGGCACCTGGTCG GCACCATCTGTGTCTTGCTGTCCTTCCCCTTCATCTTCAGTCCCTGCCTGGGCTGCGGGCCCGCCACACCTGAGTGGGCCGCACTCCTCTACTACGGGCCCTTCATTGTGATCTTCCAGTTCGGCTGGGCTGCTACACAAATTGCCCACCTCAGCCTCATCCCAGAGCTCGTCACCAACGACCACGAGAAGGTGGAGCTCACGGCTCTGAG GTACGCCTTCACTGTGGTGGCCAACATCACTGTCTATGGAGCTGCCTGGCTTCTGCTGCACCTGCAGGGCTCTCCCCGCACTGGCCCCGCTGAGGATGTCAGCGACCAACTAGGGGTCCAGGATGTGCCAGTGTTCCGG AACCTCTCCCTGCTGGTGGTGGGTGTCGGAGCTGTCTTCTCACTGCTGTTCCACCTGGGCACCAGGGAGGGGCGCCGGCGgcaggtggaggagcctggtgaacacAGCCCCCTGTTGGCTCCCTCTACCGCCCAGCCCTTGCTGCTCTGGAAACACTGGCTTCGGGAGCCAGCCTTTTATCAG GTTGGCCTGCTGTACATGAGCACGAGGCTTATTGTGAACCTGTCCCAGACGTACATAGCCATGTACCTCACCTACTCCCTCCACCTGCCCAAG AGGTTCATCGCCACCATCCCGCTGGTGATGTACCTTAGCGGTTTCTGCTCCTCCTTCCTCATGAAGCCAGTGAACAAGTGCATCGGGAGGAAT ATGACCTACTTTGTGGGCCTCCTGGTGATCCTGGCCTTTGCAGCCTGGGTGGCGCTGGCAGATGAGCTGGGCGTGGCTGTGTATGTGGCGGCTGTGTTGCTGGGCATGGGCTGTGCCACCATCCTGGTCACCTCGTTGGCCATGACGGCTGACCTCATCGGCCCTCACACG CACAGTGGAGCCTTCGTGTACGGCGCCATGAGCTTCTCGGACAAGGTGGCCAATGGGCTGGCAGTTATGGCCATCCAGAGCCTGCACCCCTGCTC CTTGGAGCTCTGCTGCAAAGCCTGTGTGGCTTTCTACCATTGGGTGATGGTGGTCGTGACAGGTGGTGTGGGCGTGGCCGCCACCCTGGCTCTGTGCAGTCTCCTGGTCTGGCCCATCCGCCTTCGGAAAT GGGACCCTGGAGCCTAG
- the FZR1 gene encoding fizzy-related protein homolog isoform X1 — protein MDQDYERRLLRQIVIQNENTMPCVAEMRRTLTPANSPVSSPSKHGDRFIPSRAGANWSVNFHRINENEKSPSQNRKAKDATSDNGKDGLAYSALLKNELLGAGIEKVQDPQTEDRRLQPSTPERKGLFTYSLSTKRSSPDDGNDVSPYSLSPVSNKSQKLLRSPRKPTRKISKIPFKVLDAPELQDDFYLNLVDWSSLNVLSVGLGTCVYLWSACTSQVTRLCDLSVEGDSVTSVGWSERGNLVAVGTHKGFVQIWDAAAGKKLSMLEGHTARVGALAWNADQLSSGSRDRMILQRDIRTPPLQSERRLQGHRQEVCGLKWSTDHQLLASGGNDNKLLVWNHSSLSPVQQYTEHLAAVKAIAWSPHQHGLLASGGGTADRCIRFWNTLTGQPLQCIDTGSQVCNLAWSKHANELVSTHGYSQNQILVWKYPSLTQVAKLTGHSYRVLYLAMSPDGEAIVTGAGDETLRFWNVFSKTRSTKVKWESVSVLNLFTRIR, from the exons ATGGACCAGGACTATGAGCGGCGCCTCCTGCGGCAGATCGTCATCCAGAACGAGAACACGATGCCGTGC GTGGCGGAGATGCGGCGAACCCTGACCCCTGCCAACTCCCCCGTGTCCTCCCCCAGCAAGCACGGAGACCGCTTCATCCCCTCACGAGCTGGTGCCAACTGGAGCGTGAATTTCCACAGGATCAAC GAAAATGAGAAATCCCCCAGCCAGAACCGGAAAGCCAAGGACGCCACCTCGGACAATGGCAAAG ATGGCCTGGCCTACTCAGCGCTGCTCAAGAACGAGTTGCTGGGCGCTGGCATTGAGAAGGTTCAggacccacagacagaggaccgcCGGCTGCAGCCCTCCACGCCTGAGAGGAAGGGCCTCTTCACG TACTCCCTCAGCACCAAGCGCTCCAGCCCCGATGATGGCAATGACGTGTCCCCGTACTCCCTGTCCCCCGTCAGCAATAAGAG TCAGAAGTTATTGCGGTCTCCACGGAAACCCACGCGCAAGATCTCTAAGATCCCCTTCAAGGTCCTGGACGCTCCCGAGCTGCAGGACGACTTCTACCTGAACCTAGTGGACTGGTCCTCCCTCAACGTGCTCAGCGTGGGGCTGGGGACCTGCGTGTACCTGTGGAGTGCCTGCACCAGCCAG GTGACCCGGCTCTGTGACCTCTCCGTGGAAGGGGACTCAGTGACCTCCGTGGGCTGGTCTGAGAGG GGGAACCTGGTGGCTGTCGGCACACACAAGGGCTTCGTGCAGATCTGGGACGCCGCTGCGGGGAAGAAGCTGTCAATGCTGGAAGGCCACACGGCGCGTGTCG GGGCGCTGGCCTGGAACGCTGACCAGCTCTCATCCGGGAGCCGGGACCGCATGATCCTGCAGAGGGACATCCGGACACCCCCCCTGCAGTCAGAGCGGCGGCTACAGGGTCACCGGCAGGAGGTGTGCGGGCTCAAGTGGTCCACCGACCACCAGCTCCTCGCCTCGGGAGGCAACGACAACAAG CTGCTGGTATGGAACCACTCAAGCCTGAGCCCCGTGCAGCAGTATACAGAGCACCTGGCCGCCGTCAAGGCTATCGCCTGGTCCCCCCACCAGCATGGGCTGCTGGCGTCTGGTGGCGGCACGGCTGACCGCTGCATCCGCTTCTGGAACACGCTCACAGGGCAGCCGCTGCAGTGCATTGACACTGGCTCCCAGGTGTGCAACCTAGCCTGGTCCAAGCACGCCAACGAGCTG GTGAGCACACACGGCTACTCACAGAACCAGATCCTGGTCTGGAAGTACCCCTCTCTGACCCAGGTGGCCAAGCTGACCGGGCACTCCTATCGGGTCCTGTACCTG GCCATGTCCCCTGACGGAGAGGCCATCGTCACCGGTGCTGGAGACGAGACACTGAGGTTCTGGAATGTCTTTAGCAAAACCCGTTCAACAAAGGTAAAGTGG GAGTCTGTGTCCGTCCTCAACCTCTTCACTAGGATCCGGTAA
- the HMG20B gene encoding SWI/SNF-related matrix-associated actin-dependent regulator of chromatin subfamily E member 1-related isoform X1 produces the protein MVTPQGRGIPNPIARRVVISMSGAVQGGAGGRGGLPAVGWSVVAAERSGKVSLEVRPGVAMSHGPKQPGAASAPASAKAPGQHGGFVVAVKQERGEGPRAGEKGSHEEERDWVRQPVKKRGWPKGKKRKKILPNGPKAPVTGYVRFLNERREQIRTRHPDLPFPEITKMLGAEWSKLQPAEKQRYLDEAEREKQQYMKELRAYQQSEAYKMCAEKIQEKKIKKEDSSSGLMNTLLNGHKGGDCDGFSTFDVPIFTEEFLDQNKAREAELRRLRKMNVAFEEQNAVLQRHTQSMSSARERLEQELALEERRTLALQQQLQAVRQALTASFASLPVPGTGETPTLSTLDFYMARLHGAIERDPAQHEKLIVRIKEILAQVASEHL, from the exons ATGGTCACGCCCCAAGGGAGGGGTATACCCAATCCGATCGCTCGCCGAGTCGTTATTAGCATGTCGGGGGCGGTGCAGGGCGGAGCGGGCGGCAGGGGCGGGCTCCCGGCGGTTGGTTGGAGCGTCGTAGCAGCCGAGAGGTCCGGGAAAGTTTCTTTGGAG GTGCGGCCGGGAGTGGCCATGTCCCACGGCCCCAAGCAGCCCGGCGCGGCCTCCGC GCCGGCGAGCGCCAAGGCTCCAGGACAGCATGGGGGCTTCGTGGTGGCTGTCAAGCAAGAGCGCGGCGAGGGCCCGCGGGCCGGAGAGAAGGGGTCCCACGAAGAGGAG CGCGACTGGGTTCGGCAGCCGGTGAAGAAGCGCGGCTGGCCCAAGGGCAAGAAGCGGAAGAAGATCCTGCCGAATGGGCCCAAGGCACCTGTTACCGGCTACGTGCGTTTCCTGAACGAGCGGCGCGAGCAGATCCGGACGCGCCACCCGGACCTGCCCTTTCCCGAGATCACCAAGATGCTGGGCGCCGAGTGGAGCAAGCTGCAGCCGGCGGAGAAACAG CGGTACTTGGATGAGGCTGAACGGGAGAAGCAGCAGTATATGAAGGAGCTGAGGGCCTACCAGCAGTCAGAAGCCTACAAGATGTGTGCGGAGAAGATCCAGGAAAAGAAGATCAAGAAAG aGGATTCCAGCTCTGGGCTCATGAATACCCTTTTGAATGGACACAAG GGTGGGGACTGTGACGGCTTCTCGACTTTCGACGTCCCCATCTTCACTGAAGAGTTCTTGGACCAAAACAAAG CGCGAGAGGCGGAGCTGCGGCGCCTGCGGAAGATGAACGTGGCCTTCGAGGAGCAGAACGCGGTGCTGCAGAGGCACACGCAGAGCATGAGCAGCGCGCGCGAGCGTCTAGAGCAGGAGCTGGCGCTGGAGGAGCGGCGGACGCTGGCgctgcagcagcagctccaggcgGTGCGCCAGGCGCTCACCGCCAGCTTCGCTTCGCTGCCAGTGCCAG GCACCGGCGAAACGCCCACGCTCAGCACCCTGGACTTCTACATGGCCCGGCTGCACGGTGCCATCGAGCGCGACCCCGCCCAGCACGAGAAGCTTATCGTCCGCATCAAGGAGATCCTGGCCCAGGTCGCCAG TGAGCATCTATGA